A single Microtus ochrogaster isolate Prairie Vole_2 linkage group LG3, MicOch1.0, whole genome shotgun sequence DNA region contains:
- the Mad2l1 gene encoding mitotic spindle assembly checkpoint protein MAD2A, producing MAQQLAREQGITLRGSAEIVAEFFSFGINSILYQRGIYPSETFTRVQKYGLTLLVTTDPELIKYLNNVVEQLKDWLYKCSVQKLVVVISNIESGEVLERWQFDIECDKTAKEDGVCREKSQKAIQDEIRSVIRQITATVTFLPLLEVSCSFDLLIYTDKDLVVPEKWEESGPQFITNSEEVRLRSFTTTIHKVNSMVAYKIPVTD from the exons ATGGCACAGCAGCTCGCCCGGGAGCAAGGCATCACCCTGCGCGGGAGCGCGGAGATCGTGGCCGAatttttct CATTTGGCATCAACAGCATTTTGTATCAGCGTGGCATATATCCGTCGGAAACCTTTACTCGAGTGCAGAAGTATGGACTCACCCTGCTTGTAACTACTGACCCCGAGCTCATAAAGTATCTCAATAATGTGGTGGAGCAGCTAAAAG ATTGGCTCTACAAGTGCTCAGTCCAGAAACTGGTGGTGGTCATCTCTAATATTGAAAGTGGAGAGGTGCTTGAAAGATGGCAGTTTGATATTGAGTGTGACAAAACTGCAAAAGAAGATGG TGTTTGTAGAGAAAAGTCACAGAAAGCCATCCAGGATGAAATCCGTTCAGTCATCAGGCAGATCACAGCTACTGTGACTTTTTTGCCACTGCTGGAAGTTTCTT GTTCATTTGATCTGCTGATTTACACGGACAAAGATTTAGTTGTACCTGAAAAATGGGAGGAATCAGGACCCCAGTTCATTACCAATTCTGAAGAAGTCCGTCTACGCTCATTCACTACCACAATCCACAAAGTGAACAGTATGGTGGCCTACAAAATCCCTGTCACTGACTGA